A DNA window from Niabella yanshanensis contains the following coding sequences:
- a CDS encoding glutamine--tRNA ligase/YqeY domain fusion protein translates to MSADKHVEEEKSLNFLEEIVENDLSAGKYQSIMTRFPPEPNGYLHIGHASSICLNFGLTQKFGGGTNLRFDDTNPVTEDTEYVESIKEDIKWLGFEWKHELYASDYFETLYEYAIKLINNGLAYVDDSTSEEIAQQKGTPTQPGHRNQYAGRPVEENLQLFADMRAGKYKDGEKVLRAKIDMESPNMLMRDPILYRIKHAHHHRTGDAWCIYPMYDFAHGQSDSIEHITHSICTMEFVPHREVYDWLIEKLAIFPSKQYEFARRNLSHTVTSKRKLLQLVNEKYVSGWDDPRMPTIAGYRRRGYTPESIRDFCDRIGVGKRDNMVDLGLLEFCAREHLNKIALRRMVVFDPVKVVITNYEKGSELLVAENNPEDTSTGNREISFSNELYIEREDFMENPPKKYFRLAPGQKVRLKHAYIIQCDEVVKDEAGAVMQLNCTYIPESKSGADTSGIHVKGTLHWVNAKDHIAIRINEYDRLFTVENPANEEGEFQSYINANSLTVLNGALAEPALKEALVSDRFQFLRKGYFVLDKESPKDLLVFNRTVTLKDSWAKAGK, encoded by the coding sequence ATGAGCGCAGATAAGCATGTAGAAGAGGAAAAAAGCCTCAATTTTTTGGAAGAAATAGTGGAGAATGATCTGTCGGCAGGGAAATATCAATCGATAATGACCCGTTTCCCGCCAGAGCCCAATGGCTATTTACATATTGGCCATGCCAGTAGTATTTGCCTGAATTTTGGATTAACACAAAAGTTCGGCGGCGGTACCAATCTTCGTTTTGACGATACCAATCCCGTTACAGAGGACACGGAATATGTGGAAAGTATTAAGGAGGATATTAAGTGGCTGGGTTTTGAATGGAAGCATGAATTGTATGCTTCAGATTATTTTGAGACCTTATACGAATATGCGATAAAGTTGATCAATAATGGGCTGGCTTATGTGGATGATAGCACCAGTGAAGAAATTGCGCAGCAAAAGGGCACGCCTACGCAGCCGGGACATCGCAATCAATATGCCGGAAGACCGGTTGAAGAAAATCTGCAGTTGTTTGCAGATATGCGTGCGGGTAAGTATAAAGATGGTGAAAAGGTGTTGAGGGCTAAAATAGACATGGAGTCCCCGAATATGTTGATGCGCGATCCTATTTTATACCGTATTAAGCATGCACATCATCACCGTACCGGAGATGCCTGGTGTATTTACCCGATGTACGATTTTGCACATGGACAAAGCGATTCTATAGAGCATATCACGCATTCGATCTGTACCATGGAGTTTGTGCCGCACCGGGAAGTATATGACTGGTTGATTGAAAAGCTGGCCATATTCCCTTCGAAACAATATGAGTTTGCAAGAAGAAATCTGAGCCATACCGTAACCAGTAAAAGAAAGCTGCTGCAACTGGTGAATGAAAAATATGTATCGGGTTGGGACGATCCTCGTATGCCAACCATTGCCGGCTATCGCCGTCGCGGTTATACGCCTGAAAGCATCCGTGATTTTTGTGATCGTATAGGGGTAGGTAAACGGGACAATATGGTTGACCTTGGATTGCTGGAGTTTTGTGCACGCGAACATTTAAATAAGATCGCATTACGAAGAATGGTGGTGTTCGACCCGGTAAAAGTGGTGATCACCAATTATGAGAAGGGGAGCGAACTCTTAGTGGCAGAAAATAATCCCGAGGATACCAGCACCGGCAACCGTGAAATAAGCTTCAGTAATGAATTGTATATTGAGCGGGAAGACTTTATGGAAAACCCTCCTAAAAAATATTTCCGCCTGGCGCCTGGTCAGAAAGTTCGTTTAAAACACGCCTATATTATTCAATGCGATGAGGTAGTAAAAGATGAGGCAGGTGCTGTAATGCAACTGAATTGTACTTATATCCCCGAAAGTAAAAGCGGCGCTGATACTTCCGGTATCCACGTGAAAGGAACTTTACATTGGGTAAACGCTAAAGATCATATAGCGATCCGGATCAATGAATACGATCGCCTGTTTACCGTAGAAAATCCGGCAAATGAAGAAGGTGAATTCCAGTCTTATATCAATGCTAATTCCTTGACGGTACTAAATGGTGCACTGGCAGAGCCTGCATTAAAAGAAGCGCTTGTCTCAGACCGGTTCCAGTTTTTACGGAAGGGATACTTTGTATTGGATAAAGAAAGTCCTAAAGATCTTTTAGTGTTTAACCGTACCGTTACCTTAAAAGATAGCTGGGCAAAGGCAGGCAAATAG
- a CDS encoding DUF4625 domain-containing protein: protein MKKFLSSLGVLLLLVAAVTSCNKNDDVVAKPIVTGLEVGSGNNKTAYAGSDLHIEAEVSATATIENVVIEIHPEAGSGWEFSQAFTDGYTGNKNATLHEHIEIPASAAAGNYHLHIKVADRSGNVTVAESDLKIERKNPSAALIFTAVTGNGVEGHGDHFHGLGAAVEGASDTILFDEKGAAISNGHLHLEPESIYKIALKTYDAGGAETQNQYIANATAAANYKAFLIGGSFVLNPNSPAGEGAIFQTRELQYADGTTVSGATNTTGVTSYFIVGHANQGEKDVTFVMRKLNAGIKPAITRVDWNRTDYTTAFAGTNELELEFEIHAEDGHDH, encoded by the coding sequence ATGAAAAAATTTCTCAGTAGCTTAGGTGTTTTGTTGTTGCTTGTTGCGGCAGTAACCAGTTGTAACAAGAACGACGATGTTGTCGCCAAGCCCATAGTAACCGGCCTGGAAGTAGGTTCGGGTAATAATAAGACAGCTTATGCAGGATCGGATTTGCATATTGAAGCTGAAGTAAGCGCAACAGCAACCATCGAAAATGTTGTAATAGAGATCCATCCTGAAGCCGGATCCGGCTGGGAATTCAGCCAGGCTTTTACCGACGGATATACCGGCAATAAAAATGCGACCTTACATGAGCATATCGAAATACCAGCCAGCGCTGCAGCCGGAAATTATCATTTGCACATTAAAGTAGCCGACAGATCGGGTAATGTTACCGTAGCGGAATCGGACTTGAAGATAGAACGTAAAAACCCCAGCGCTGCACTTATTTTCACTGCTGTTACCGGCAACGGCGTAGAAGGCCATGGAGATCACTTTCATGGCCTGGGTGCAGCAGTAGAAGGTGCATCAGACACGATCCTGTTCGACGAAAAGGGGGCAGCCATATCTAACGGGCACTTGCATTTAGAGCCGGAAAGTATTTATAAAATAGCGTTGAAAACTTACGATGCAGGCGGGGCTGAAACACAAAATCAATACATAGCTAATGCCACAGCGGCAGCAAATTATAAAGCCTTTTTGATCGGGGGCAGCTTTGTTCTAAATCCCAATTCTCCGGCAGGCGAGGGCGCTATATTTCAAACTAGGGAACTACAGTATGCCGATGGGACTACGGTATCGGGGGCAACCAATACCACCGGTGTGACCTCGTACTTTATAGTAGGCCATGCCAACCAGGGAGAAAAAGACGTAACATTTGTAATGCGTAAATTGAATGCCGGTATAAAACCTGCCATTACCCGCGTGGACTGGAACCGAACCGACTATACTACCGCTTTTGCCGGTACCAATGAGCTGGAACTAGAGTTCGAAATTCATGCAGAAGACGGACATGACCATTAA
- a CDS encoding DUF421 domain-containing protein codes for MNISSLNVINAREFFLGQDEWVFLFEVVVRCFISFVIVLFALRLTGKKGVRQLTVFELVIILTLGSAAGDMGFYKDVGVLPAVLTIISIILFYKLVTWLLIKSDKFERLIEGQPVTIIRDGRYTEEVVKNENISFDEFFMELRLSGIEHLGQVKYAILEVNGDVSVFKKGPEEVKPGLHILPDKMKKFYTDHYPADGLYSCVCCGYTEHKKQGPVAICKDCEGAKWSEGCDTKWH; via the coding sequence ATGAACATAAGCAGCCTGAATGTTATTAATGCCCGGGAATTCTTCCTGGGGCAGGATGAATGGGTCTTTTTGTTTGAGGTCGTTGTACGATGCTTTATATCCTTCGTGATCGTCTTATTCGCGTTGCGGTTAACCGGCAAGAAAGGGGTGAGGCAGCTTACCGTTTTTGAACTGGTTATTATTCTTACGCTGGGCTCAGCCGCAGGTGATATGGGATTCTATAAAGACGTGGGCGTACTGCCTGCGGTTCTTACCATCATCAGCATTATCCTTTTTTACAAATTAGTTACCTGGCTGCTGATTAAATCAGATAAGTTTGAAAGATTGATTGAAGGACAACCCGTTACTATTATCCGGGATGGACGTTACACGGAAGAGGTAGTGAAAAACGAAAATATCTCCTTCGACGAGTTTTTTATGGAACTGCGCCTCTCAGGTATAGAACACCTGGGACAGGTAAAGTATGCGATACTTGAGGTAAACGGCGATGTGAGCGTTTTTAAAAAGGGCCCTGAAGAGGTTAAACCAGGCCTGCATATTTTACCCGATAAAATGAAGAAGTTTTATACCGATCATTATCCGGCAGATGGTTTGTACTCCTGTGTTTGCTGCGGCTATACCGAACACAAAAAGCAGGGACCTGTGGCTATTTGTAAGGACTGTGAAGGAGCGAAATGGTCTGAGGGGTGCGATACGAAATGGCATTAA
- a CDS encoding TonB-dependent receptor: MKFFLMLCCVVVCITAHTQSRRIIVTVSDDNHLPVTGASIELKNAAAGVSDSTGRYIFRQVSPGPYEAKVSMQGYKTVIKTGVLKNTDVSLIIRLHPESHTLQEVVVQNNSITTRKKEAMLNMDIVKAGFIQQHLGGSLMQSLQRLPGVKTIGIGSGQSKPLIRGLGFNRVVVLDRGIKHEGQQWGADHGLEIDQFAVQEVEILKGPASFAYGSDAIAGAVNIRRPPLPAPHSFGGDVNLIGKTNNDLLGTSVNMYYRTKKWMTAARFTIQDYGDYKVPADRLYIYDFAVDLYQNYLRNTAGRETGIHFSTGYTGNRLKSIFYLSNIYSKTGFFANAHGLEPRQVDAPMHDAGSRDILSPYQRVNHLKILNHTTYTLNDHQLELETGFQNNLRQEYNHYVNHGYMPAIYPDSLNIPRNLERAFDKNVYSLNLRDHIKIGNHQLETGINGEIQNNTINGWSFLVPAFNQQNLGAYVYDKWRVSEKLLLHGAMRYDHVHLAMKKYTDWFPSASTVNGTAEKEYLVRADNINRSFNSVTGSLGINYNTNRWELKGNIGKSFRVPIAKELGANGVNYHYFSYEKGYAQLKPEESYQLDLGTAYDNSIVRVQFNPFFNYFPNYIYLNPTAGHDYFYGAGNQIFEYAQARVMRYGGELQVKYQPWENLSAEVLGEYIYAKQLSGDKKGYTLPFSPPASVLFNVTYQPVHTGILTNTYLSVDYRITAAQNNIVPPEKKTEGYNLLNIQAGTSFPLQGQKIEVSLQLQNVLDAKYLSHTSFYRLIGLPEQGRNLVLSLRIPFSFKPAVHP, translated from the coding sequence ATGAAGTTTTTCCTGATGCTTTGCTGTGTAGTAGTATGCATTACCGCCCACACGCAATCCCGTCGAATTATTGTAACAGTCTCTGATGATAACCATTTGCCCGTTACAGGCGCTTCTATTGAGCTTAAAAACGCTGCTGCAGGAGTCAGTGATTCGACAGGCCGATATATCTTCCGACAGGTAAGCCCCGGCCCTTACGAAGCAAAGGTTTCTATGCAGGGATATAAAACCGTTATCAAAACGGGCGTTCTAAAAAACACAGATGTATCGCTGATCATACGCCTGCATCCGGAAAGTCACACACTACAGGAGGTAGTGGTACAAAACAATTCCATCACTACAAGAAAAAAGGAAGCTATGCTCAACATGGACATTGTAAAAGCCGGTTTTATTCAACAACACCTGGGAGGCAGCCTGATGCAGAGCCTGCAGCGATTGCCAGGAGTAAAAACCATTGGAATTGGCTCAGGGCAGTCTAAGCCCTTGATCAGGGGGCTGGGTTTTAACCGGGTTGTAGTACTGGACAGGGGTATTAAACATGAGGGGCAACAATGGGGCGCCGACCATGGTTTGGAAATTGACCAGTTTGCCGTGCAGGAAGTAGAAATACTTAAAGGTCCCGCATCCTTTGCTTATGGATCGGATGCTATTGCCGGCGCCGTGAATATCAGGCGGCCGCCTTTACCTGCCCCACATAGCTTTGGGGGTGACGTTAATCTCATAGGAAAAACTAATAATGACCTGCTGGGCACTTCCGTTAACATGTATTACCGAACCAAAAAATGGATGACAGCCGCCCGCTTTACCATACAGGATTATGGAGATTATAAAGTGCCTGCGGACCGGCTGTATATCTATGATTTTGCTGTTGATCTTTACCAAAACTACCTGCGTAATACGGCCGGGAGAGAAACAGGTATACATTTCAGTACAGGATATACCGGCAACCGGTTGAAGTCGATCTTTTATTTAAGCAATATTTATTCTAAAACAGGCTTTTTTGCTAATGCACACGGGTTAGAGCCCAGGCAGGTTGATGCCCCGATGCATGATGCCGGCAGCAGGGATATACTTAGTCCTTACCAGCGGGTAAATCACCTTAAAATACTTAATCATACGACTTATACTTTAAATGATCATCAGCTGGAACTGGAAACGGGGTTTCAAAATAACCTCAGGCAGGAATATAACCATTATGTGAACCATGGCTATATGCCGGCCATCTATCCCGATTCTTTGAATATTCCCCGTAATCTCGAAAGGGCTTTCGATAAAAATGTTTACTCGCTAAACCTGCGCGACCACATTAAGATAGGTAACCACCAGCTGGAAACGGGCATCAACGGAGAGATCCAGAACAATACCATCAACGGCTGGAGCTTCCTGGTTCCTGCTTTTAACCAGCAAAACCTGGGCGCTTATGTGTATGACAAATGGAGGGTAAGTGAAAAGTTGCTTTTACATGGAGCGATGAGATATGACCATGTACATCTTGCGATGAAAAAATATACCGACTGGTTTCCATCTGCGAGCACCGTCAACGGAACCGCAGAAAAGGAATACCTGGTCAGGGCCGACAATATTAACCGCAGCTTCAATAGTGTCACCGGTTCACTCGGTATTAATTATAATACGAATCGCTGGGAGCTGAAAGGCAATATCGGCAAAAGTTTCAGGGTGCCCATCGCCAAAGAGCTGGGAGCTAATGGCGTCAACTATCACTATTTCAGTTACGAAAAGGGATATGCTCAACTGAAGCCTGAAGAGTCCTACCAGCTGGACCTGGGTACCGCTTACGACAATTCCATTGTACGTGTGCAGTTCAATCCCTTCTTTAACTATTTTCCCAATTATATTTATTTGAATCCTACTGCCGGCCACGATTATTTCTACGGTGCGGGTAACCAGATTTTTGAGTATGCTCAAGCGCGGGTTATGAGATATGGTGGCGAATTACAGGTTAAATATCAACCCTGGGAAAACCTGAGCGCAGAAGTATTAGGGGAATACATCTATGCAAAACAGCTATCGGGAGATAAAAAAGGTTATACGCTACCGTTTTCTCCTCCTGCTTCGGTGCTATTTAACGTCACTTACCAGCCAGTACATACCGGCATTCTTACCAACACCTACTTATCAGTTGACTATAGGATAACCGCCGCCCAAAATAACATAGTGCCCCCGGAAAAGAAAACGGAAGGATACAACCTGTTAAATATACAGGCAGGTACCAGCTTTCCGCTGCAGGGGCAAAAAATAGAGGTAAGTCTCCAGTTACAAAACGTGCTGGATGCGAAATACCTCAGTCATACCAGCTTTTACCGGTTGATTGGCCTACCCGAGCAGGGAAGAAACCTGGTGTTATCGTTAAGAATACCCTTCAGTTTTAAACCAGCTGTACATCCGTAA
- a CDS encoding DUF4625 domain-containing protein: MKQKQLFTSLLSFLILLSACSKKDQDSIDTTYPEIDVLTANAFPKQCSEVQRGQSFTAKIHVSDNKELGSVSIDIHHNFDHHSHSTEVTGCDMEAIKTPVKPMVLIQTIPVPAGQTSYTAEQTINIPADVDPGDYHFLIRVTDKEGWQTIKGLSIKIK; encoded by the coding sequence ATGAAACAAAAGCAATTATTTACCAGTTTATTAAGCTTCTTAATACTGCTCTCAGCCTGTTCAAAAAAAGACCAGGATTCCATTGACACTACTTATCCTGAAATTGATGTACTTACGGCCAATGCTTTTCCAAAGCAATGCAGCGAGGTGCAGCGCGGACAGTCCTTTACGGCTAAGATACATGTAAGTGATAATAAAGAGCTGGGATCCGTAAGCATCGATATCCATCACAATTTTGATCACCACTCGCATAGCACCGAAGTAACAGGTTGCGATATGGAAGCTATAAAAACACCGGTAAAACCCATGGTGCTGATACAAACGATTCCTGTACCAGCCGGGCAAACCAGCTATACAGCGGAACAGACCATTAATATCCCGGCGGACGTGGACCCGGGCGACTATCATTTCCTGATACGTGTAACTGATAAGGAAGGATGGCAAACGATAAAAGGGCTCAGTATCAAAATTAAATAG